Sequence from the Equus asinus isolate D_3611 breed Donkey chromosome 5, EquAss-T2T_v2, whole genome shotgun sequence genome:
TAACAGTGTTTGATGAACAAAGACCTATTAATAATTAAAGATGCACCAATCAATTATTGCAATATCTGTATTCTTGTATTGCTAGGCTATCCAGGCAGCTATCAGTCAGGCCTTTAAAACCCCAGAGGTCATCAGATTGTTTGCAAAGAAACAACCAGGTCAGCTTCGGACAAGGTTAGCAGAGGTAAAGTTTCTTTAAATTGATCCAATtgctgtgtgtgtttcttttctcaGCCCAAGAATTTGCTCATTATGTTGTTCTAAAGTTTAAAGATTGGTCAGTTGACAATGTACAActccaagagtgaaccctaatgaaaactatggactttgggtgattattacgtgtcagtgtaggttcattagTTGTAGCAAATATACCACTGTCGTGGGGGGTGTTTATAACGGGGACGCTATGCGTGAGTCAAGGCAAggagtatgtgggaaatctctgtatctttcgCTCaatttactgtgaacctaaaactgctttaaaaatcagtctattaaaaaaaaattggtcggggggctggccccgtggccgagtggttaagttcgcgcgctccgctgcaggcggcccagtgtttcgttagttcgaatcctgggcgcggacatggcactgctcatcagaccacactgaggcagtgtcccacatgccacaactagaagaacccacaacgaagaatacacaactatgtaccggggggctttggggagaaaaaggaaaaaataaaatctttaaaaaaaaaaaaaaaaatttggtcgGTTGAGTTTAGAGCCACAACCCATAGTTTTCTGACGAGAAGTTAGTCTTTTGAGTAATTATTGTTGATAACGATATGTAGAGGTTTAAACAGCATATGGCAGTTTAAATTGCTACTGACCACTTCTACTTAGACTCCACCTTTAAAGTTTTACCATTTACTTCTGGAGCCCTGAGTTGAAATCCCACCTAGAATTCATTAGCAGCATTGCCTTATGCATGTGTGGCCTTTTTCATCTAAGAATTTCAAACATCATTATAAACCTGTTACTTCAGGAAGTCTGTTTATAGACTTGAATCGAATTAGGGCATTAAAAAGTTATCTGCAGCCACTGGTAATTCAGTAGCATagaggttaagagcatggacttggGTCAGACTGGCTGGATTTGTATCCCTGCTCCACTGTGGAGgtatgtgaccttggggaagttattTTCTTCAACgtctttgtgcctcaatttccccatgtGTAAAAAGATGATAATGATAGTTCCTACCTCTatggttgttatgaggattaaatgaaatagtatcTGTAAAGCACATATTGTGTATAATATGTAATACGTGTGAAGCACATAGAATAGTACCAATACATGCTACATGCTCTCCGTGTTTCTGCTGGTAGAGTTCCACCACCAGAACTTGTAGAGTTAACCAAAGTTCCAGGAGATCTGATACCGGTTATCTCATTCAAGCCTGTAGACAACACTTTGGTTCAGTGAAATGAGTTCTTAGAGGATAGCTCCTCTCTGAAGGAAGCTATTGACCTACTAATTCCTCAGTAGAGTTTATAACTAAGACAATGGTTATTATTAACATTAAGATTTATTAGAATTACGTAATGGCATTTCTATCGTGTTTGTTTTGAATTGTTTCTATGgttttttataatataaatcagCTAAAGgatctttttttaagaaatagatcTGAAAAGCTGGATTTTATGCATAGAATGTTTTTAACTTAAATACCATATGCTTTGCATTCATCCATTATAGATGGATAGAGATCTCATGGTAGGAAAGCTGGAAAGAGACCTGTACACCCAACAGAAAGTGGAGATACTAACAGCGCTCAGGAAACTTGGAGAGAAGGTACCcacatttaatttaatatattagctataaagaaaaagtatgaaGTATTTGGTACAGAACTTCTTGATCTGTGATCTAGTTTGTGGTCCTGAGACATTCTGAATGGTGGTTCCTGGGACCGCTTGGTAACATTTGAAGCCACTCTGCTGGGCTTTGTTTTTTTAGCTGACTGCAGATGATGAGGCCTTCTTGTCAGCAAATGCAGGTGCCATACTCAGCCAGTTTGAGAAAGTCTCCTCAGACCTTGGTGAGTACCCTTTTATTTCTGAAAGCTGGCATGAATTACTGCTCCAGATTGACAGATAGCATGGGTGAGATAATATGATGGCCTTTTCTTGAGTTGAGAGGTAAAACCAGAGTTGTTTTCTGTATAAATCCCTTTTACTGGGTTTATTTCCCAATActtgtaaattaaaataattaaattaatatagCCTGTTTGTCAGCTGAATGTTACTATGAAAGTAAACTGAAGTTTTACATACTCTATTTCACACCTAAAGCTAGAGTAAGGATTTATAACCAGTAAGTCACCCTGTGTAGCTGAGCTGCTTGTGCAGGGGAAGGAAATCGGGATGGCACTGGGAAGGGTTAAGGGTAATGCACTGATATCAGAAGCTCATTTTACTTTCCGTTTCAATATCTATGTGATAGATTTTCCCCTCTTTACCTGGCACTGTAAATGCATTTGAAATGACCTTTTTGTTTATTGTGTGTCTTTCTCCTTAGGCTCTGGAGACAAAGTTCTTGCTTTGGCAAGTTTTGaggttgaaaaaacaaaaaaatgacatGGTGTGGAAGCTTGGGACATTGGTCACATTCTGGTTGTAACTGGCATTTTTCTTCTGGCGATTTTGAGTCATTGCAAAGAAATCAAGAGATTCTTGAAATGCATTAGTAAGCTAAGAAAAGGTGATAGAAAAACATGCTCGTGGCTTCTGTTTATGGCCTTCATCGTTGTGCTTTGTGTAGGGCTACCTGTTTGAGTGATCCTGGACTCGTTGGGGGCACTCACTGGACCTCATTCATTACGATTTGTCTGTTTaagggagagagaacagaaaatagtttttctgcctgtttttattAAAGCTCCTTGTTTTTAAGTGCTGATAGTAAATGAAAAGGTGTGAATTAATGATTTTCTTCTACTCATAATTTATCCCCACTTGTTGGAGTGAATGGTTTAGCAACATCAATAGACCTCATATGTGTTCACAGAATTTTAGAGTTCTAAGTGATCTTAGAAATCAttgtcattttataaacaaggaaactgaggctcagaaagagcaAGTGACTTGCTTATAGTCTCATGAGAGACAGAGCTGGGGATAAGACTCGGTTTAGTGTCCATTTAGTGTCTCAGTTTAGTgtccatttgaattttatttctttattctgtgctg
This genomic interval carries:
- the LZIC gene encoding protein LZIC isoform X2; this encodes MASRGKTETSKLKQNLEEQLDRLMQQLQDLEECREELDTDEYEETKKETLEQLSEFNDSLKKIMSGNMTLVDELSGMQLAIQAAISQAFKTPEVIRLFAKKQPGQLRTRLAEMDRDLMVGKLERDLYTQQKVEILTALRKLGEKLTADDEAFLSANAGAILSQFEKVSSDLGSGDKVLALASFEVEKTKK